The Pseudodesulfovibrio alkaliphilus genome has a window encoding:
- the bioB gene encoding biotin synthase BioB codes for MSLNAAYRKALDGASLSDADIRFLVALPDDRVPELMRLAHLLRLARFGDRVELCAIINARSGGCTEDCAFCAQSIRSAADGPRHGLLPAGEITEAARVAGAHGATRFGIVASGKDVNERDFRGFAAAVEGVAGLGLAPDLSPGILDRAQLQALKKAGLAGYHHNLETSASFFPSICTTHSYEEDVRAVRAGLKAGLRVCSGGIFGLGEGWDDRVEMALLLASLGVDSVPVNFLQPIPGTPLAGRRVLAPTEALKIIGLYRFLLPDAAIRLCGGRLPVFGPDGGRDLLVSGVSGLMVGDYLTVRGRDVDRDIADIRAAGLRPASFAVDN; via the coding sequence ATGAGCCTGAACGCCGCATACCGCAAGGCGCTGGACGGAGCCTCCCTTTCCGATGCCGACATCCGGTTTCTGGTGGCATTGCCCGATGACCGCGTACCGGAGCTTATGCGTCTTGCCCATCTCCTGCGCCTTGCCCGGTTCGGCGACCGGGTGGAGCTGTGTGCCATTATCAATGCCAGATCCGGGGGGTGCACCGAGGACTGCGCCTTTTGCGCCCAGTCCATTCGAAGTGCGGCGGACGGACCGCGCCACGGGTTGCTCCCGGCCGGAGAGATCACGGAGGCGGCCAGGGTTGCCGGGGCGCACGGCGCGACCCGTTTCGGCATAGTGGCCAGCGGCAAGGACGTAAACGAACGCGATTTCAGGGGATTTGCCGCGGCGGTGGAGGGAGTGGCCGGACTCGGTCTGGCCCCGGATCTGTCGCCGGGCATCCTCGACCGGGCGCAACTGCAAGCGTTGAAAAAGGCGGGGCTTGCGGGCTACCATCACAACCTTGAGACCTCGGCCTCTTTTTTCCCGAGCATCTGCACCACCCACTCCTACGAGGAGGATGTGCGGGCGGTGCGGGCCGGGCTGAAAGCCGGGCTGCGCGTCTGTTCGGGCGGGATATTCGGCCTGGGCGAGGGGTGGGACGACCGGGTGGAGATGGCTCTGCTTCTGGCCTCCCTCGGAGTGGACTCGGTGCCGGTCAACTTCTTGCAGCCCATTCCGGGCACCCCGCTGGCCGGGCGCCGGGTGCTCGCCCCGACCGAGGCGCTCAAGATCATCGGGCTGTATCGGTTTTTGTTGCCTGACGCGGCCATCCGGCTGTGCGGCGGTCGGCTGCCGGTCTTCGGACCGGATGGCGGACGCGATCTCCTCGTGTCGGGCGTCAGCGGCCTGATGGTCGGCGACTATCTGACCGTGCGCGGCAGGGATGTGGACCGCGATATCGCGGACATCCGGGCCGCGGGACTCAGGCCGGCGTCCTTTGCCGTGGATAATTAA
- a CDS encoding biotin transporter BioY has product MSKDSLTDLHQLVWTALLAATIGAGAYLIVPIGPVPVSMQPLFVFLAGFALGPRRGAMAVGLYLLAGALGLPVFSGGRSGLGHLFGPTGGYLLGWLLTAWVCGMARRQDGTIPWLRGAGFGLTALALLYAAGAAWLKFALSLSWHKAWLAGVVPFIPWDALKLGAALAGARYMTRIGLMPGRR; this is encoded by the coding sequence ATGTCCAAGGACTCCCTGACCGATCTGCATCAGCTTGTCTGGACCGCGCTTCTGGCAGCCACCATCGGCGCGGGCGCGTATCTCATCGTGCCCATCGGGCCGGTGCCCGTCTCCATGCAGCCGCTCTTCGTCTTTCTGGCCGGGTTCGCCTTGGGGCCCCGACGCGGGGCCATGGCAGTGGGCCTGTATCTGCTTGCCGGAGCCCTGGGGCTGCCCGTGTTTTCGGGTGGCCGCTCGGGTCTTGGGCATCTCTTTGGCCCCACGGGAGGCTATCTTTTGGGTTGGCTGCTCACGGCCTGGGTGTGCGGCATGGCCCGGCGGCAGGACGGGACCATTCCTTGGCTCCGGGGCGCGGGGTTCGGGCTGACAGCGTTGGCTCTTCTCTATGCCGCGGGGGCGGCCTGGCTGAAGTTCGCCCTGTCCCTGAGCTGGCACAAGGCCTGGCTCGCGGGCGTGGTGCCCTTCATCCCCTGGGACGCGCTCAAGCTGGGCGCCGCCCTGGCCGGGGCCAGATACATGACGCGCATCGGGCTCATGCCCGGGCGCAGGTAA
- a CDS encoding PTS system mannose/fructose/sorbose family transporter subunit IID: protein MSHRRLTSLRRDTLVMACLRSFMRCFLAGAGFNTRGLQNIGLVYAMQPGLAAIHTEPKRYRAALKRYVRHFQSHPFWMPCLVGIYLNVEKAIAAGRFPSAMLSKVKDTTAYSLSAIGDSVFAGSLLIFWALLTICLLLSGHTVAPLALGVSFFIGLQAFRGYTFVCGLRHGFRFLERLKRWNLINWGRRVKYVNAGLLLWLWAIIWPRPFDQWEWLVGMAALLLFARFVRTGVLSRVLAAAFFVIGIELFPLMERLMREFLSL, encoded by the coding sequence ATGAGTCACAGACGTCTGACAAGCCTTCGCCGGGATACGCTGGTGATGGCCTGTCTGCGCAGCTTCATGCGCTGCTTTTTGGCCGGGGCGGGTTTCAATACCCGCGGGTTGCAGAACATCGGCCTTGTCTACGCCATGCAGCCGGGGCTGGCGGCCATTCACACGGAGCCCAAGCGTTATCGGGCGGCGCTCAAGCGCTATGTGCGCCATTTCCAGTCCCATCCCTTCTGGATGCCGTGCCTGGTGGGCATCTATCTCAACGTGGAAAAGGCCATTGCTGCCGGGCGGTTTCCCTCGGCCATGCTCTCCAAGGTCAAGGACACCACGGCCTATTCCCTGTCGGCCATCGGCGACTCGGTCTTTGCCGGGAGCCTGCTCATCTTCTGGGCACTGCTGACCATCTGCCTGCTGCTCTCCGGGCACACTGTGGCCCCTCTTGCGCTTGGCGTCAGTTTTTTCATCGGGTTGCAGGCTTTCCGGGGCTACACCTTTGTCTGCGGCCTGCGTCACGGTTTTCGGTTCCTGGAGCGGCTCAAGCGCTGGAATCTGATCAACTGGGGAAGGCGCGTCAAATACGTTAACGCCGGGTTGCTCCTGTGGCTTTGGGCCATCATCTGGCCCAGGCCCTTTGACCAGTGGGAGTGGCTGGTCGGCATGGCCGCGTTGCTGCTCTTTGCCCGTTTCGTGCGCACCGGGGTGCTCTCGCGGGTGCTGGCGGCCGCATTCTTCGTGATCGGCATCGAGCTTTTCCCGCTGATGGAGCGGCTGATGCGGGAATTTTTGAGCTTGTGA
- a CDS encoding HPr family phosphocarrier protein: MTETNQSTVGEQGEYLSRQVVVANEHGLHARPAGKLAQRAQGFAAQIRIVLDEQEVDAKSILDVLTLAAGPGDVLEIRATGADAAQAVEALETLFHKRFND; encoded by the coding sequence ATGACCGAGACAAACCAGAGTACGGTCGGGGAGCAGGGGGAGTATCTCTCCCGGCAGGTGGTCGTTGCCAACGAGCACGGGCTCCACGCCCGCCCGGCCGGGAAACTCGCCCAACGCGCTCAGGGTTTTGCGGCGCAGATACGCATCGTTCTCGACGAGCAGGAGGTGGACGCCAAGTCCATCCTCGACGTGCTGACATTGGCCGCCGGGCCCGGCGACGTGCTGGAGATCCGCGCCACGGGAGCCGACGCCGCCCAGGCTGTGGAGGCTCTTGAAACGCTGTTTCACAAAAGGTTCAACGACTAG
- the ptsP gene encoding phosphoenolpyruvate--protein phosphotransferase: MADKILSGIPVSTGIAIGKAFFVNRNHKAHLPRHTVSAAMMDAEVARLHDAFAAVEAELTAIREQVPADLRDYGLLIDTHVLMLKDPKLSGVAEEYIRTLGLNCAWALEKAVADQEAAFGAVHDPYIRERMQDVRVVADKVQAKLIGRETDLTAIPGRVIIMAHDLTPADTVEIQVSRIMGFATVRGGKTSHTGIMARSMGIPALVGVDMLEDVVHDGDLVVIDGLTGKIVVNPTEAELEDYNERAAHFEDYTLKIKRGCQLPAETYDGSRVQVLANIELVEEIPAALDNGAEGVGLYRTEYAYLNRTDLPGEDELAEKYIDLAAILSPRKVVFRTLDLGADKFISAFGELNETNPAMGLRAIRFCLRNPELFKSQLRAILRASAYGNVSLMFPMISGVKEVRQAKAWLAQAKAELRREGVDFNPEMPVGIMIELPSAVMIADFLAREVDFFSIGTNDLIQYSIGVDRTNHHVSYLYQPLHPATLRTIKLVVDAAHQAGIEVSLCGEVASDPFCVPILLGMGIDSLSLTPQAIPGIKRIIRQTNMHDCRKLLRKVLECRTVSRINGLVMDNIFKSFPDEVTFFSSLLENDESPS, from the coding sequence ATGGCAGACAAGATTCTCTCCGGCATTCCGGTGTCCACCGGCATAGCCATCGGCAAGGCGTTTTTTGTCAACCGCAACCACAAGGCGCATCTGCCCCGGCACACCGTGTCCGCGGCCATGATGGACGCCGAGGTGGCGCGGCTGCACGACGCCTTTGCCGCCGTGGAGGCGGAGCTGACCGCCATCCGCGAGCAGGTGCCCGCAGACCTTAGGGATTACGGGCTGCTCATCGACACCCATGTGCTCATGCTCAAGGACCCCAAGCTTTCCGGGGTGGCCGAGGAGTACATCCGCACCTTGGGACTCAACTGCGCCTGGGCCCTGGAAAAGGCGGTGGCCGACCAGGAGGCGGCTTTTGGCGCGGTACACGACCCCTACATCCGCGAGCGCATGCAGGACGTGCGCGTGGTGGCGGACAAGGTGCAGGCAAAACTCATCGGCCGCGAGACCGACCTCACGGCGATTCCGGGCCGGGTCATCATCATGGCCCACGACCTGACGCCAGCGGACACGGTGGAGATCCAGGTCAGCCGGATCATGGGATTTGCCACGGTGCGCGGCGGCAAGACCTCGCACACCGGCATCATGGCCCGATCCATGGGCATCCCGGCCCTGGTGGGCGTGGACATGCTGGAGGACGTTGTCCACGATGGCGATCTGGTGGTCATCGACGGCCTGACCGGCAAGATCGTGGTCAATCCCACCGAGGCCGAGCTTGAGGACTACAACGAGCGCGCCGCCCACTTTGAGGACTATACCCTCAAGATCAAGCGCGGCTGCCAGTTGCCTGCCGAAACCTATGACGGCTCCCGCGTTCAGGTGCTGGCCAACATTGAGCTGGTGGAGGAGATTCCCGCCGCGCTGGACAACGGGGCCGAGGGGGTCGGCCTGTATCGCACGGAATACGCCTATCTGAACCGCACCGACCTGCCCGGCGAAGACGAGCTGGCCGAGAAATACATCGATCTGGCCGCCATTCTGTCGCCGCGAAAGGTGGTCTTTCGCACCCTTGATCTTGGCGCCGACAAATTCATCTCCGCCTTTGGCGAGCTCAACGAGACCAATCCGGCCATGGGGCTTCGGGCGATCCGCTTCTGCCTGCGCAATCCCGAACTGTTCAAGAGCCAGCTTCGGGCCATCCTGCGCGCCTCGGCCTATGGCAACGTCTCCCTCATGTTTCCCATGATCTCGGGGGTCAAGGAAGTGCGCCAGGCCAAGGCGTGGCTGGCGCAGGCCAAGGCAGAGCTGCGCCGCGAGGGTGTGGACTTCAATCCCGAGATGCCGGTGGGGATCATGATCGAGCTGCCCTCGGCAGTGATGATCGCCGATTTCCTGGCGCGGGAGGTGGATTTTTTCTCCATTGGCACCAATGACCTGATTCAGTATTCCATCGGCGTGGACAGGACCAACCACCATGTGTCCTATCTGTATCAGCCGCTGCACCCGGCCACCCTGCGCACCATAAAGCTCGTGGTTGACGCCGCCCATCAGGCGGGCATAGAAGTCTCCCTGTGCGGCGAGGTGGCCAGCGACCCGTTCTGCGTACCCATTCTGCTCGGCATGGGCATCGACTCCCTCTCCCTGACGCCCCAGGCAATTCCGGGCATCAAGCGGATCATCCGGCAGACCAACATGCACGACTGCCGGAAACTGCTGCGCAAGGTGCTCGAATGCCGCACCGTCAGCCGCATCAACGGGCTGGTGATGGACAACATCTTCAAGTCCTTCCCGGACGAGGTCACGTTCTTCTCGTCCCTGCTCGAAAACGACGAATCGCCGTCCTAG
- the smpB gene encoding SsrA-binding protein SmpB — translation MAKKKTTTAPNTIGTNKQAKRLYEILETFEAGISLLGSEVKSLRGGHVSFKDGYVQFRDGSAFLVGVHIAPYEKTGEFDQHDPERPRRLLLHKREILVLRAKTEQKGLTVIPMKMYFSRGKVKVLIGLGKGKNVHSRKQDLKDRDIARDTARQLADHRG, via the coding sequence ATGGCAAAGAAAAAAACGACCACCGCGCCGAACACCATCGGCACCAACAAACAGGCCAAGCGCCTCTATGAAATCCTCGAAACCTTTGAGGCGGGCATTTCCCTGCTGGGCAGCGAGGTCAAGTCACTGCGCGGGGGCCACGTCTCCTTCAAGGACGGCTATGTCCAGTTCCGCGACGGCTCGGCCTTTCTCGTGGGCGTCCACATCGCCCCGTACGAGAAGACCGGCGAGTTCGACCAGCATGACCCGGAGAGGCCGCGCCGACTCCTGCTGCACAAGCGGGAAATCCTCGTGCTGCGGGCCAAGACCGAGCAGAAGGGCCTGACCGTCATCCCCATGAAGATGTACTTCAGCCGCGGCAAGGTCAAAGTGCTGATCGGCCTTGGCAAGGGCAAGAACGTCCACTCGCGCAAGCAGGATCTCAAGGACCGCGACATAGCCCGCGACACCGCCCGCCAACTGGCCGACCACCGAGGCTAG
- a CDS encoding helix-turn-helix domain-containing protein, with amino-acid sequence MQMTVANCGPTEGLPGTCRSLLEAGMAAPVRRFSLRTDLDVFFWECAVKQPLCFSVAFDAPVLRFSFAIEGESVSDAMNQESVVRSRGRYEIRFFPATGGTIALKARQNHRWVDVVLNPSFLEVALASEACSLPEPLLQLVRCEADSMPVLSRAMNPEQFVAASQLAQCPYTGAARTLYLKSKTLELLSHVLAEQSPRPCRTRLSSYEIECLRKARELLTASLENPPGLRQLAQSVGLNETKLKTGFKALFGQTVYGYFRAYRVDLGRRRLLESAATVSEVASSVGYTNVSHFCAAFKDRHGVTPYRYRKDNAFFTAS; translated from the coding sequence ATGCAGATGACTGTCGCCAATTGCGGGCCGACCGAGGGGTTGCCGGGAACCTGCCGTTCCCTTCTGGAGGCAGGGATGGCCGCCCCGGTTCGCCGGTTTTCCCTGCGGACCGATCTTGATGTGTTCTTTTGGGAGTGCGCGGTCAAGCAGCCGCTCTGTTTCTCGGTCGCCTTTGACGCCCCGGTGCTGCGTTTCAGCTTCGCCATCGAAGGGGAGAGCGTCTCGGACGCCATGAACCAGGAAAGCGTTGTGCGGAGCCGGGGGCGCTACGAGATCCGGTTCTTTCCCGCCACGGGCGGGACGATTGCGCTCAAGGCGAGGCAGAATCATCGCTGGGTGGATGTGGTGCTCAACCCGTCGTTTCTGGAGGTGGCACTGGCCAGCGAGGCCTGCAGCCTGCCGGAACCGCTCCTGCAGCTGGTCCGGTGCGAGGCCGACTCCATGCCCGTACTCAGTCGCGCCATGAACCCGGAACAGTTTGTCGCTGCCTCGCAACTGGCCCAGTGCCCATACACGGGCGCGGCCCGCACTCTTTATCTGAAGAGCAAGACCCTCGAACTGCTGTCCCATGTTCTGGCCGAGCAGTCGCCGCGGCCATGCCGGACGCGTCTGAGCTCCTATGAAATCGAATGCCTGCGAAAGGCCAGGGAACTCCTGACCGCCAGCCTCGAAAACCCGCCCGGCCTGCGACAGCTGGCCCAGAGCGTCGGTCTGAACGAAACCAAGCTCAAGACCGGATTCAAGGCCCTGTTCGGGCAGACCGTCTACGGGTATTTCCGCGCCTACAGGGTCGACCTGGGCCGTCGAAGGTTGCTTGAGAGCGCCGCCACGGTCAGCGAGGTGGCCAGCAGCGTGGGCTACACCAATGTCAGCCACTTCTGCGCGGCGTTCAAGGACAGGCACGGCGTAACCCCATATCGCTACCGCAAGGACAACGCGTTTTTCACTGCCTCCTGA
- a CDS encoding GTP-binding protein, which translates to MKTVTVAGAPSAGKTAVILHLIRQLVKEGRRCAVVKFDTLGTSDDRIYRDRLGIPAIQGLSDYLCPDHYFVSNFEEAYRWGRMREADFLFMETAGLCYRCAPHVDGVPAVTVIDNLGGMEAPRKMGPALTLADVVVVTKSDLVSQAEKEVFAHRVNQVNPSARVLHVNGLTGTGTLPLRRLAETWGHMEDAEGASLRYSMPASICSYCTGETRIGKRFQSGNVEKLLLEECCA; encoded by the coding sequence ATGAAAACAGTAACCGTAGCAGGTGCGCCCAGCGCAGGAAAGACCGCAGTGATCCTTCACCTGATCCGTCAACTGGTCAAGGAGGGCAGGCGCTGCGCCGTGGTCAAGTTCGACACCCTTGGGACCTCCGACGACCGGATCTACCGCGACAGGCTCGGCATACCGGCCATCCAGGGGCTTTCGGACTATCTGTGCCCCGATCACTACTTTGTCTCCAACTTCGAGGAGGCATACCGCTGGGGGCGTATGCGAGAAGCCGATTTCCTTTTCATGGAAACAGCCGGGCTTTGCTATCGCTGCGCTCCTCATGTGGACGGGGTTCCGGCCGTGACGGTCATCGACAACCTGGGCGGTATGGAGGCCCCGCGCAAGATGGGGCCAGCCTTGACGCTGGCGGACGTGGTTGTGGTCACCAAGAGCGATCTCGTCTCCCAGGCCGAGAAGGAGGTCTTCGCCCACCGGGTCAACCAGGTCAATCCGTCAGCCCGCGTTCTGCACGTCAACGGACTCACGGGCACAGGGACACTGCCCCTGCGACGGCTGGCCGAAACCTGGGGCCACATGGAGGACGCTGAAGGTGCCTCGCTACGTTATTCCATGCCCGCGTCCATCTGTTCCTACTGCACGGGGGAAACGCGCATCGGCAAGCGCTTCCAGTCGGGCAACGTGGAAAAACTGCTGCTTGAGGAGTGCTGCGCATGA
- a CDS encoding ATP-binding cassette domain-containing protein, whose translation MSIETVTILAGFDKEGRADKVDRVDLRPGDSLALVGPTGSGKSELLSDVQQAACQDTQTGRTILVNGAPLADLPAGLVATLSQKTNFVMDATVEEFILLHAESKGRDGQALLDPLLAMTNSLCGEPIRAEMSLQVLSGGQSRALMIADIALLSDTPIVLIDEVENAGIHKFKALEVLAGRGKVVVTATHDPVLILMNQTRLVMRNGGMAALLRSSEEERECAEELKRMDSTLMEVRETLRMGKILTSREMTA comes from the coding sequence ATGAGTATCGAGACTGTCACCATTCTCGCCGGATTCGACAAAGAGGGCCGGGCCGACAAAGTGGACCGGGTGGATCTGCGTCCTGGCGACTCCCTGGCCCTGGTCGGCCCCACCGGATCGGGCAAGAGCGAACTGCTGTCCGATGTCCAGCAGGCGGCCTGCCAGGACACCCAGACCGGCCGGACCATTCTGGTCAACGGCGCGCCTTTGGCCGATCTGCCCGCCGGGCTGGTCGCGACCCTTTCCCAGAAGACCAACTTTGTCATGGACGCCACGGTGGAGGAGTTCATCCTCCTGCACGCCGAGAGCAAGGGGCGCGACGGACAGGCCCTGCTCGATCCGCTCCTTGCCATGACCAACTCCCTGTGCGGCGAGCCGATCCGGGCCGAGATGTCGCTGCAGGTCTTGAGCGGCGGGCAGTCCCGCGCCCTGATGATCGCGGACATCGCCTTGCTGTCGGACACGCCCATCGTGCTCATCGACGAGGTCGAGAACGCCGGAATCCACAAGTTCAAGGCCCTTGAGGTGCTGGCCGGTCGAGGCAAGGTGGTGGTCACCGCCACCCATGACCCGGTTCTGATCCTGATGAACCAGACCCGGCTTGTCATGCGCAACGGGGGCATGGCCGCCCTGCTGCGCTCAAGCGAGGAGGAACGCGAGTGCGCCGAGGAGTTGAAACGCATGGACAGTACGCTCATGGAGGTCCGCGAGACCCTGCGCATGGGCAAAATTTTGACATCACGGGAGATGACGGCATGA
- a CDS encoding ABC transporter substrate-binding protein, producing the protein MTTRSVYLAIAPNILRRTVQDLARLNLSLDLVPPQTHQEMLDFSKNYGHGEGTVPGLTLCAYPEFVRNLLRLQKTGMLAPLPDSLPPMRRELTSIGMAEPSSYFRVVGVVPFVIAAARSVSPPIEDWEDLCRPDVCESIAVPPHDTPLPALFDTMMTSLCGERAARAIAAKNTDHTPLDINKHLDAGNFLAGVSIPAFSRNFREGNGYMVWPRSGAWPVPLVACVRKDASPDAMEFLHFLFSNEYQRFLSESGSLIPAVEGIPWFEEMDRADGRLLWPGWDALVSLAIPDNAQGGRE; encoded by the coding sequence ATGACCACACGATCTGTTTACCTGGCCATCGCGCCAAACATCCTGCGCCGGACAGTGCAGGACCTGGCCCGGCTCAACCTTTCGCTGGATCTCGTTCCCCCGCAGACGCACCAGGAGATGCTCGACTTCTCCAAAAACTACGGACACGGCGAGGGAACGGTGCCGGGGTTGACGCTGTGCGCCTACCCGGAATTCGTCCGAAACCTGCTGCGGCTTCAGAAGACCGGAATGCTTGCCCCGCTGCCGGACTCCCTGCCGCCCATGCGCCGCGAGCTGACTTCCATCGGCATGGCCGAGCCATCCAGCTATTTCCGGGTGGTGGGGGTCGTGCCCTTTGTCATTGCCGCCGCCAGGAGCGTCAGTCCGCCCATCGAGGATTGGGAGGACCTCTGCCGCCCGGATGTCTGCGAATCCATCGCGGTTCCGCCCCACGACACGCCTCTGCCCGCCCTCTTTGACACGATGATGACCTCCCTTTGCGGCGAGCGGGCTGCCAGGGCCATTGCCGCCAAGAACACCGACCACACCCCCCTCGACATCAACAAGCACCTGGATGCCGGGAACTTCCTCGCCGGGGTGAGCATCCCGGCCTTCAGCCGCAATTTCCGCGAGGGCAACGGGTACATGGTCTGGCCGCGGTCAGGCGCGTGGCCGGTGCCCCTTGTGGCCTGCGTGCGCAAGGACGCGAGCCCGGACGCCATGGAGTTTCTGCATTTCCTGTTTTCAAACGAGTACCAGCGCTTTCTGTCGGAGTCCGGCTCGCTCATCCCCGCGGTGGAGGGCATCCCGTGGTTCGAGGAGATGGACAGGGCCGACGGACGGTTGCTCTGGCCCGGCTGGGATGCGCTGGTCTCGCTTGCCATACCCGACAATGCTCAAGGAGGTAGAGAATGA
- a CDS encoding TonB-dependent receptor plug domain-containing protein, whose protein sequence is MKRRFVVPLLAAFILTLGVVPASARDVTLNKVIVSARGVDSMQSQTPGGTGVVEKEEILLAPKASIADSISRIAGVSRSGESPWGQDVSIRGLSGASVVVLIDGMRLNTATEINARLGFINPLDVERVEVLKGPASALYGTGSTGGVINIITKKGAFTPQQELGGEMIAGWSTNPQGGDGYLRSVLSRENFWLQVSGGLRDHSSYYGGDATRMPNSQFDDIYLRMAGEARFSDLFTGAFQVMNIEASNVGIPGGSSTMPQTAPIRYPRTSNFLASGDLSFTPEGGTFKEVSLNLYYIKNERKVEIDNPTPAVRLINPQALHETLGGKLQTEMEFGDHSIVAGTDAWSWHMTSKRLRYTTAGPVLKDQPTPNTRQTSAGVFVEDDWKLDDMFTLNLGGRLDRVQATNKENADHSGSTKVQAGWNAHAGLTWNPAERWSHTFLAATSYRVPDILERFKNINLGGGMTSVGNPDLDPEKSYFFEYGLHYVSDSFSASGSVYANFLTDYIAETLDTPTQYRMANIGEARIYGSELEADWRFARSWSLYGNIALANGRDMRNKEALRSIAPVNGLGGIRYSNDSGFWARVETPWALGQSEVPGGVRRTDAWITVNTAAGYGFDWSRLHHEVSVSINNLFDKKYKNYLANSRSIELLEPGINGSINYAVTF, encoded by the coding sequence ATGAAACGGCGATTCGTCGTCCCGCTGCTGGCCGCGTTTATCCTGACGCTTGGAGTGGTTCCGGCCTCGGCAAGGGACGTTACCCTGAACAAGGTCATCGTCTCGGCGCGAGGTGTTGACAGCATGCAGTCCCAGACTCCGGGCGGAACAGGCGTGGTGGAGAAGGAGGAGATACTCCTCGCCCCCAAGGCGAGCATCGCCGACTCCATCTCGCGCATTGCCGGTGTCTCGCGCAGCGGCGAGTCCCCGTGGGGTCAGGATGTGTCCATCCGGGGCCTGTCCGGGGCCTCGGTGGTCGTGCTCATCGACGGCATGCGCCTGAACACGGCCACGGAGATCAACGCCCGGCTCGGTTTCATCAACCCCCTGGACGTGGAGAGGGTGGAAGTGCTCAAGGGCCCTGCCAGCGCACTGTACGGCACCGGCTCGACCGGCGGCGTCATCAACATCATCACCAAGAAGGGGGCGTTCACCCCGCAACAGGAGCTGGGCGGTGAAATGATCGCCGGCTGGTCCACCAATCCGCAGGGGGGCGACGGGTATCTGCGCTCGGTCCTCAGCCGCGAGAACTTCTGGCTCCAGGTTTCCGGCGGCCTGCGCGACCACTCCAGCTACTACGGAGGCGATGCCACCCGAATGCCCAACAGCCAGTTCGACGACATCTATCTGCGCATGGCGGGCGAGGCGCGATTTAGCGACCTGTTCACCGGGGCCTTCCAGGTCATGAACATCGAGGCGAGCAACGTGGGCATTCCCGGCGGATCAAGCACCATGCCCCAGACCGCGCCCATCCGCTATCCCCGCACATCCAATTTCCTGGCCAGCGGCGATCTCTCCTTCACCCCGGAAGGCGGGACCTTCAAAGAGGTGTCGCTCAACCTGTATTACATCAAGAACGAGCGCAAGGTGGAGATCGACAATCCCACTCCGGCGGTTCGGCTGATCAACCCCCAGGCGCTGCACGAGACCTTGGGCGGCAAGCTCCAGACCGAGATGGAGTTCGGCGATCACTCCATTGTCGCCGGGACCGACGCCTGGAGCTGGCACATGACCTCCAAAAGGCTGCGCTACACTACCGCGGGTCCGGTGCTGAAAGATCAGCCCACGCCCAACACCAGGCAGACTTCCGCAGGCGTCTTTGTCGAGGACGACTGGAAGCTCGACGACATGTTCACCCTCAACCTCGGCGGCAGGCTGGACAGGGTGCAGGCCACCAACAAGGAAAACGCCGACCATTCCGGCTCCACCAAGGTCCAGGCCGGGTGGAACGCCCATGCCGGGCTGACCTGGAACCCGGCGGAGCGTTGGTCCCACACCTTTCTCGCGGCCACCAGCTACCGGGTGCCCGACATTCTCGAACGATTCAAGAACATCAACCTCGGCGGCGGCATGACCAGCGTGGGCAACCCGGATCTGGACCCCGAGAAGTCCTACTTCTTCGAGTACGGGCTGCATTACGTCTCTGATTCCTTCAGCGCGTCGGGCTCGGTCTATGCCAACTTCCTGACCGACTACATCGCCGAGACGCTGGACACCCCGACCCAGTACCGCATGGCCAACATCGGGGAGGCGCGCATCTACGGATCGGAGCTGGAGGCAGACTGGCGCTTCGCCCGGTCCTGGAGCCTGTACGGCAACATCGCCCTTGCCAACGGGCGCGACATGCGAAACAAGGAAGCTCTGCGCAGCATCGCGCCCGTCAACGGTCTGGGCGGCATCAGGTATTCGAACGACAGCGGCTTCTGGGCGCGTGTCGAAACCCCCTGGGCCCTGGGGCAGAGCGAGGTGCCGGGCGGGGTCCGCAGAACCGACGCCTGGATCACGGTCAACACGGCGGCGGGCTATGGGTTTGACTGGTCCCGGCTGCATCACGAGGTGTCCGTGAGCATCAACAATCTCTTCGACAAGAAGTACAAGAACTATCTGGCCAACTCCCGGAGCATTGAGCTGCTTGAGCCGGGCATCAACGGATCGATCAACTACGCGGTCACGTTCTAG